One window of the Rhipicephalus sanguineus isolate Rsan-2018 chromosome 2, BIME_Rsan_1.4, whole genome shotgun sequence genome contains the following:
- the LOC119383670 gene encoding uncharacterized protein LOC119383670 isoform X2 has product MVLIFLLLAGSFASNVAEAFKKGTCHTTGYGCMPFNQCMAKYWAARSACGLGSVCCNLGKKNACLLAGGMCKRHCRTPMKHIKCSKLRICCSMEPPHGYH; this is encoded by the exons ATGGTATTGATATTTTTACTTCTCGCTGGGTCTTTTGCTTCAAATGTTGCAG AGGCATTCAAAAAAGGGACATGTCATACTACTGGATACGGATGCATGCCATTTAATCAATGCATGGCAAAGTATTGGGCGGCTCGCAGTGCCTGTGGATTAGGTTCCGTTTGCTGCAACCTGG GAAAGAAGAATGCGTGCTTGTTGGCTGGAGGAATGTGCAAGCGACATTGCAGAACTCCTATGAAGCACATCAAATGCTCTAAGCTGAGGATATGCTGCTCCATGGAACC ACCCCACGGGTACCATTGA
- the LOC119383670 gene encoding uncharacterized protein LOC119383670 isoform X1: protein MVLIFLLLAGSFASNVAEAFKKGTCHTTGYGCMPFNQCMAKYWAARSACGLGSVCCNLGKKNACLLAGGMCKRHCRTPMKHIKCSKLRICCSMEPISYRPHGYH from the exons ATGGTATTGATATTTTTACTTCTCGCTGGGTCTTTTGCTTCAAATGTTGCAG AGGCATTCAAAAAAGGGACATGTCATACTACTGGATACGGATGCATGCCATTTAATCAATGCATGGCAAAGTATTGGGCGGCTCGCAGTGCCTGTGGATTAGGTTCCGTTTGCTGCAACCTGG GAAAGAAGAATGCGTGCTTGTTGGCTGGAGGAATGTGCAAGCGACATTGCAGAACTCCTATGAAGCACATCAAATGCTCTAAGCTGAGGATATGCTGCTCCATGGAACC gaTATCTTACAGACCCCACGGGTACCATTGA